One stretch of Muribaculum intestinale DNA includes these proteins:
- a CDS encoding ABC transporter ATP-binding protein, with the protein MDYNLKSEEEKREIIRVEDLKRDFIVGGEKVHALRGVSFTIHEGEFVTIMGTSGSGKSTLLNLLGCLDTPTRGDYLLDGVSVASMSKNKRAFTRNRKIGFVFQNYNLLPKTTAIENVELPLLYNSNVSAKERRSRAVSALEAVGLHDRLYHKSNQMSGGQQQRVAIARALVNDPVIILADEATGNLDTRTSFSILVLFQELHARGRTIIFVTHNPDLAAYSSRNIVLRDGRIVSDILNPSPESAKAIYESLPRDDD; encoded by the coding sequence ATGGACTATAACTTAAAATCCGAGGAAGAAAAGCGAGAGATAATCCGTGTGGAGGACTTAAAGCGCGACTTCATTGTTGGAGGAGAAAAGGTACATGCCTTACGCGGAGTGTCATTTACAATCCATGAGGGAGAGTTCGTAACGATTATGGGCACATCAGGATCAGGCAAATCGACTCTACTCAATCTCCTGGGATGCCTTGACACACCTACCCGCGGCGACTATCTGCTTGACGGAGTATCGGTAGCCTCAATGAGCAAAAACAAACGGGCATTCACTCGCAACCGCAAGATTGGATTCGTTTTCCAGAACTACAATCTTCTCCCTAAGACCACAGCCATCGAAAACGTCGAACTCCCCCTGCTCTACAACTCCAATGTATCCGCAAAAGAGCGACGGAGCCGTGCAGTAAGCGCCCTTGAGGCTGTCGGTCTTCATGACAGGCTCTATCACAAGAGCAACCAGATGTCGGGAGGACAGCAACAGCGTGTGGCCATAGCACGTGCGCTCGTCAACGACCCTGTGATAATCCTCGCCGACGAGGCTACCGGAAATCTTGACACACGCACTTCGTTCAGTATACTTGTGCTCTTCCAGGAATTGCACGCACGTGGACGCACGATAATATTCGTGACCCACAACCCCGACCTTGCAGCATATTCTTCACGCAATATTGTGCTCCGCGACGGTCGTATAGTAAGCGACATCCTCAACCCATCGCCGGAATCGGCAAAAGCAATTTATGAATCACTTCCACGCGACGACGACTGA